A window from Drosophila kikkawai strain 14028-0561.14 chromosome 2L, DkikHiC1v2, whole genome shotgun sequence encodes these proteins:
- the LOC121502364 gene encoding PHD finger protein 7-like, whose protein sequence is MELPCVLCCSKDDDELVFGEVHKEDQVVVHRNCLYLSSNLVQNGNEHPGILSFLKEDILMERCRRTFHTKCGYDNLAVSQFSGRRNSYCHKHIPKYRIRLGTEGHCVICFESCLQKYANSAGYFFKCPLCNDKEKFAKVALFGISIQNRDASWELEPNAFADLMQRAEYCSSPA, encoded by the exons ATGGAGCTACCGTGTGTGCTGTGCTGCAGCAAGGACGATGATGAGCTGGTCTTTGGCGAAGTGCACAAGGAGGACCAGGTGGTGGTGCACCGCAACTGTTTGTACCTTAGCTCAAATCTTGTCCAGAATGGAAACGAGCACCCCGGCATTTTGAGCTTCCTCAAGGAGGACATTTTGATGGAG AGGTGCCGGCGCACTTTCCACACCAAGTGCGGCTACGACAACCTGGCGGTTAGCCAGTTTAGCGGCCGCCGTAACTCATATTGTCACAAGCACATACCCAAGTACCGCATCCGGCTGGGCACCGAGGGACATTGCGTGATCTGCTTTGAGTCG TGCCTTCAGAAGTACGCCAATTCGGCGGGCTACTTCTTCAAGTGTCCGCTGTGCAACGACAAGGAGAAGTTTGCCAAAGTGGCGCTCTTTGGGATCTCGATACAAAACCGTGACGCCTCCTGGGAGCTGGAGCCTAATGCCTTTGCGGATCTAATGCAGCGAGCGGAGTACTGCAGCTCACCAGCGTAA